The following DNA comes from Candidatus Glassbacteria bacterium.
GAGTTGTTGAATCGGGGACCTCACGCAATGCGGCGGCGAAGCAGTTTGATGTGAGCGTCAGTTTCGTTGTGAAGTTGATGCAGCGGTGGAAGCAACGAGGCACGATCAAGGCCGATAAATACGGCGGATGGAAGAAATCGAAACTGGCCCCCCATGCCGACCGCATACGAGCTCTGGTTAAGGAGAACTGCGACATTACCATCGACGAGCTTTGTGTCTTGCTGGCCGCCGAGGGGATCGAGGCGAAGCGCTCGACGCTTGGCGACTTTCTTCTGGCCCAGGG
Coding sequences within:
- a CDS encoding transposase, which translates into the protein MIQTMSWVKGGQPWMTRPYSEDLRERVVRVVESGTSRNAAAKQFDVSVSFVVKLMQRWKQRGTIKADKYGGWKKSKLAPHADRIRALVKENCDITIDELCVLLAAEGIEAKRSTLGDFLLAQG